AAAGCGCATAAATCCCTGAGCCCCCGGAAGGATACCAATGAATCCTGAAACAGACATCTGTGATAATATGAACAGAAGAATGGTTAATGGTGCATTAAGCGGGGGAGAGGTCCAGAAACTGAAAAAGAACACTACAGCAAGAAGAAACCACCCTTCCACCAGAAGAAGACATGTTGCCGGGAATAGATCCACTGGAATTATTAGCCCGTTCATAAGGAGTATTACCATTAATCCGATGCAGCCGACAAGCATCGCTGCAGCCTGAACTATCGCAGCGCCGATAAACCGCCCCATCAGATACTGTCCGCGTGACAGAGGTACGGCAATAAGGGGCATTACTGTTTTCTGCTCCCTGTCTCTCGGATAGATATTGGCTGCAAGCCCTATTGCAAGGAGAAGAGCACCTATTTCAAGACCAAAGAGACCAAAGTCAAGAATGAATCTACCTTCATTTGAAATACCATAGCCCGGAATCTGTCCTATACCGAATAAGGCAAGCAGGATAACAATACTGATCCCCCAGATTGTCCTTCTTCGCAGCAGATTTCTGAGAGTCATAAGGGCAAAGGTCATTACCGGTTTCATAAATTGCCTCCCCTTGTAGCAGAGAGGAAGACTTCCTCGAGACTTCTGTATACCGGTTTTACTTCCAGGATAATATTCCCGACTTGACGCAGTTCGTCTATTGTCTTCTGTAAATCGGCAGCTGTGACCACTTTTTTCTCAGGTTCATCAGATTCCGCGACGGAAACCATGAATGAAATACTGAACAGATCCTCGGTTCTCAGCAGATCATCAAGATTACCTTCTGTAACTTTTTTACCTCTGGACAGTATAACAGCCCGATCACATATGGTCTCAACTTCGGAAAGCAGATGTGAAGATAGAAATATTGTAGCTCCCCGACTGTTCTCTTCAAGAATTACATCACGAAATTCCTTCCTTGCCGCAGGATCGAGACCGCCGGTTGGTTCATCCATGATAAGGAGTTCTGGTTGAGATTGAAGAGCAAGAGCGAGGCTCATGCGCTGTTTCATGCCTTTTGAGAAATTCCTGATACGGACTTTAACCCATGCTTCAAGTCCAACTCTTCCGAGTATCGATATCATCTGCTCTTTCGAAATATCCAGTCTGCGCATTGAAGCGAACATTGTCATGAATTCAAGAGGTGTAAAAATCTCTTCGTAATCCGGGTTTTCCGGAACGTAGCCTATTCTTGTTCTTACATTCTTAGTCGCGGGGAAATCATTCCAGAGCAGCACATCTCCGGAGGTGGGCTTGAGTAATCCGAGAATACACTTGATAGTGG
This sequence is a window from Candidatus Aegiribacteria sp.. Protein-coding genes within it:
- a CDS encoding ABC transporter permease subunit, whose protein sequence is MKPVMTFALMTLRNLLRRRTIWGISIVILLALFGIGQIPGYGISNEGRFILDFGLFGLEIGALLLAIGLAANIYPRDREQKTVMPLIAVPLSRGQYLMGRFIGAAIVQAAAMLVGCIGLMVILLMNGLIIPVDLFPATCLLLVEGWFLLAVVFFFSFWTSPPLNAPLTILLFILSQMSVSGFIGILPGAQGFMRFLRLLLPHMDVFHIKDPIAHGIGIPGVYFLLATLYGLAYMAFMLSIALAVFRSRDLK
- a CDS encoding ABC transporter ATP-binding protein → MTDVPIKVNNLEKSFRKTLGFSSFKAVDSLSFQVKNGEILGFLGPNGAGKTTTIKCILGLLKPTSGDVLLWNDFPATKNVRTRIGYVPENPDYEEIFTPLEFMTMFASMRRLDISKEQMISILGRVGLEAWVKVRIRNFSKGMKQRMSLALALQSQPELLIMDEPTGGLDPAARKEFRDVILEENSRGATIFLSSHLLSEVETICDRAVILSRGKKVTEGNLDDLLRTEDLFSISFMVSVAESDEPEKKVVTAADLQKTIDELRQVGNIILEVKPVYRSLEEVFLSATRGGNL